TTACTTGCTTTGATTTTGAAGGAGGGTTTTTTATCTTTGCGCATCTTCACCTCGTAGGTGTGTTATGATTATTTTTTAAGACATTATAATTTAACACGCTTACGAGGTTTTTTATTATTCTAAATCGGAATCAGGGTCAATCGGATTATTCAATCATCTATCGTATCCATAAACGATTTTCGGCAGATAGTGTATTTACAGTGAGAATTAATTTATGGATTCAGCGGGCTGGCTACTAGATTTCAGCATGCAGATATTATTAGCCCACGCCCTGAGATCAGAGGCTGGATCAATCAGACAGCACTTCCCCCTGGCAAAACTTATAAGTCGTGAAAATGGTCAACAGCTGATACGCCTGGATAAGAATCTACATTTACTCAGAACGGGGATGGGTTTAGAATTGAGCGAGACTGCCATGGTTGCTCATGTGGATCCTGACAAATATGATTTGATTATTCATTTTGGTGTTAGTGGATCTTTAACCAGAAAGTTGCCTTTGCTGCAAATCATCCAGGGCACAAAATTTTCCTGCGCGGATAGACCTGACCTTAATATTTCTCCCCCAGATATAATGGGTGATACCAGTATTCAAGAGGTATCATTCTACTCCAGCGCCAAAGCCATTACTGATGAAATTATGAGGGAATCAGCCAGATCTACAGGTGCACTGGCAGTTGATATGGAATCTTATTCGGTTGCTCTCTTCTGTGAGAGGTACAACATACCTCTCCTGGCGATCCGTTGTATCTCGGACCGAGCGGGTATCTCCACTCCAGAAGATTTTAAAAAGCACTATGGCAGGGCATCACAAGCGCTTCAGGAATTTCTCTTGCAGAAAATCCTGTTAAATCTGCCCTGAATCTCATGAACATTTCAGTCATCATTCCCACTTATAATAGAGCCTCTACACTTGAGCGAGCAATTCAATCTGTCCTGGATCAAACCTTCCCAGCCCTGGAAATAGTTGTGGTCGATGATGCATCAACAGACCACACCCCTGAAATTCTGGAAAAATATTCTGACAGGATAAAGGTCATCACCAATGGCGATAACAGCGGAGTCTCCTTTGCCAGAAATGCTGGCATTCAAGTCGCACGGGGTGACTGGATAGCTTTCCTGGACTCAGATGATGAATGGAGCCCTGCAAAACTTGAGCACCAAAAGCAGTTTCATGATGCTCACCCCACCTTATTAATCAGTCAGATTGATGAAATCTGGATTCGCAACGGTGTCAGGGTTAATCCCATGTCTAAACACAAAAAGATAGGCGGGTGGATTTTTGAGGCCTGCATTCCTCTGTGTATCGTGAGTCCCAGCGCAGTGATCATTCACAAACGCGTATTCGAATACATCGGTTTATTTGATGTCAATTTCCTGGCCTGTGAAGATTATGATCTCTGGCTAAGAATTGCCCTCCACTATGAGATTGGCTTCCTTGATGAAAAATTGGTGACCCGCTACGGAGGTCACGAGGACCAATTGAGCAGAAAGTACTGGGGTATGGACAGATTCAGGATTACTGCAATGGAGAAACACGTGGATAG
The window above is part of the Candidatus Neomarinimicrobiota bacterium genome. Proteins encoded here:
- a CDS encoding glycosyltransferase; translated protein: MNISVIIPTYNRASTLERAIQSVLDQTFPALEIVVVDDASTDHTPEILEKYSDRIKVITNGDNSGVSFARNAGIQVARGDWIAFLDSDDEWSPAKLEHQKQFHDAHPTLLISQIDEIWIRNGVRVNPMSKHKKIGGWIFEACIPLCIVSPSAVIIHKRVFEYIGLFDVNFLACEDYDLWLRIALHYEIGFLDEKLVTRYGGHEDQLSRKYWGMDRFRITAMEKHVDSDIDPAWKRTLLEELHFKCGVVAAGAKKRNNQESAILYLEKQKRIQSRLNSD